The sequence GGTATTCCGGGTGTCAAGTATCACCAATTGgagtaaaaaatatgatatcaaCTAAAATTGGGGCATTTGCAGATCACTCAAATTAAATACAGATTagctcaaaaataaataaacacaaatCCAGGATGGTCTGATCTTACCCCTATTAAACTTATATGGAATACAAACAGAATGTCCAATGGTAATTGACCAATCCATTGTGCTGATATAACGCTATCCGCTATCCGCAACCCTTAGATCAGCTcttgtttttccaaaaaaatgaatGGTTAATGAGCAATGCCACATCCACACAATAAGACGGGAATAAGATACGAGCAAAATATATTAGCATAACTCTGTATATAGATTGCTACTTTCCTATACCTACTCATGTTTAGAAGAAaagcaaaggaagaagaaatgggaaGGTTTATCTAGCACACCAAAACCCTCATATTCTCAATTTACAGAACACATGTTCGCCTTTAATATGTACAAGCCACCTTCCATACATAATGTTTAACCATAATTGACAATTGTATTCTTGCACTTTACCATGGACCAGTCTGTGTTCTTCTCAAGCATTGTTTCTTAACTCCTCGCTGGAGATTCATGATCTCCACAACCTGAAATATTACCGAAATCCAAAATTAAActtcaaaaaatttcataaagtcattttctttttttgcaatCAATCAATTAAAAATCCTTGAAGCGGCTATGTCATTATAGATGTGgatagagagggagggagattCTGTGACTGTGTGTCTTGACAATATGTTTTACACACTACAATCCAGTagattttcaataaaacaaTTCTATCATGCAGTTAATAATCTTCCAAAGAAGatacaataaaataacaacTGAAAACTCGGCCCAGCATTCttataatttgaaaaggttTTGATGTAATGTGGTAGGCTGCTGGAATTAATTGACCTTATAATTCATGTTGCGTGAGCAACTGTCGCACGCAAATATGATAGATGAAAGTAAGTTGTTTGAGATGGTTCCATAATGAGCAACCAAGACTAGTGGCTGCAGAGTAGCAATTTAATTGGAGTTGGAAGTTCCACAAGGATGGGACAAAGGGCCTAAAGAACCACTAGAGACAATGGGAAGGTAAATGTCCTCAAACAGATGATATCAGACTGACACAAAGACTCTTGAGcaatcaagaaaaatgagagaccACCACTTGTTGGTAAAGTTGAGTTATCAGCATCATTTCTATCcctttgaagaaaaaaatattttctcagcAATGAGGTCAACGGGAAGTCTCCACAATTCATCCTCTAGTGTTTTCCTGCTTCAtggtttatctttaattttcctTGCCAATGAATGCCTAAAAACCAGAAACGAGGAAGGGAACCAAATGCTTCACCCATTGACTGGCAAAAGTAGTGAGAAAACCCCCATTTCTCTAGTAAATAATGAACAACATTGAATTAGCACATCAGACTTCCCTATCTACTCGAGGGAAGGTGTGAATCCTGGCTTCTTTGAACAGCAATTTAATCTTCCTatgaactattttaaaataacaaagtCTCTCAATAGCCAACTTGAAGCTTTTCCatcttttatcttttccttCTCGTAGGTTTCATCCTAAAAAGGCCCGACTGCACAAGTTAACAGATTGTATGGGAGATATACAAGGCTAATCAGTAAATACACATCGAAGGGGGTGCACTCTACAATCTGTATTTTCCTTAGTGATTTTGAACCTCCATAGTCCAAGTATCCTATTCATACTTCTTGATCATTATCGAGAGATGGCAGTCACGGTCAGGAAAAGTTTATTGGCTTATGCAAAACACAGTTTTCTCAGTCTAACATTAATCATACAAATTGACTCGATTCACAAACGGAAAAATGATTAGCACGATATCATCATTGATTGATCACGGGAGATTTGTAATGACCCTAGAATGATTGTGATTTTCCCAATTAGCTAGTATAGATTTATATCTTTTCAATCATGGTGGgtgaaggaaaataaagaaaatcccGAAGTACCTGATTCTTTTGCATTTCCATAATTTCTTCCTGCAGCAATCAAAGGACACTCAATGAGAATTTACACCAAGATGGCAAGAATGCAAGCTTAGTGCAGCTAATAGATTCATGTATGTGTTCACCACCTTCACCTCAATTGCATCTCTTAGAACTGAAAGTACCTGTTTTTTCCGCAATTCTTCGTTCTCCTCCTTTAACTTTGCAACTTCAGCTTCCAATTCCATGGTATAAGCCTAGAAGAAGCACAATAGACAATGTTAGAGTAAACCGCAAGAATTACACAGATTCAATACCACAATATCATTAGGTTTCCTTTTCCCTTTATGTTATTTTGCTAACAGCATTAAGGACACGGGTGTTAATAGATGTCCCTTAATATACATGTTCCATTATTATCTTGGGATAAGCTTGATCTTTATTATTGCTCATGCCCGCTAGTTATCAGAACTTTTATCACTGGTTATCAGGGCGCTATCACATTACCATTCTGCTGCACAATCTTTGATAGAGGTTTTAAAtacaacaagttaaataaatgatgaaaggaAAAACTCAATGGCTAGAAAAAAACTATGAAGCAACGAGAAGATGAGAAACGTTATATTCCTTTGAAGTGACATGGGACAGTGTTCTGTATAGAActgcagaaaagaaaaaaggaaaagaaaaaacctgTTACCAATATTTTTGTACTTATAAACTGCATCAAAGTTCACGCACTCATTTTACATGAATCCTGAAACCCATATACGTAAAGAAAgcagaagaaaatgaacacATCAAACAAAAAGTCACCTGCTTTCGAGCTCGAGACCTCGCAGCTGACTCCCTATTCTTAATCATTCTCCTCTGCCTCCTTTCAACTACCTTCTCCACAGCCCCATTAGACCTCCTCCCCCTTAAACCACCATTAAACATATAAGGAACCGGCGACACTGACGACGTATCACCGTTACTCTTCCCTATCCCATCTGATGACAGCTGGTTCGCCGGCGACCCCGTCGCAGCACTAAGAGCTCCGGCTCCTAACCCAACAGTTCCCATCCCTCCACCTTGAACCAACCCACTACTCAAACTTTGATCGCTTATCCCCACAATTCCTGCCCTCATTCCTGGACTGCCCATCTGAGGCATCTGATTTGTTGCATAGGCCACCGTAACCGGCTTAGGAAAAATCTggggctgctgctgctgctgaggCCGCGACAACTGCATCTGATCCGATCGGATACCATTCACATTCAGTGGCAAATTCGAAGAGTGAATAGAAAATTGATTATCACTACTCTCTGGAATCCGATTTCCAATCAATCCCGCAACCCCACCAGTCTGCTGAAACCCAATTCCTAAACCACTATTGCCAAAGAATCCTGGGGTACTAGGCTTGGCACCCAGTTGGGTGTCCTCTCTCACAACCCCAGCTTTGACCAGGAACTCCTCCAAAGTCATCTCCCCTAAAGTCTGCTGCCTCTGCGGCACACTTGAGCTTCCATTTCCAGTCACATGATCCTTGGATATATTTCTCCACACCTCATCCACGGTCTTCTGGCTCAGCGTCCTGGGCAGCGTCAGCGAACCCTGCCTCTGTAAGTGCCCAGCGCCAGCAGGTGGGCCTCCGGTACCTTCTGGTGCGGTACCTGCGGAGAAGTTGGCCATGGTTTGGGTCTCCTCGGCGCTCCAAATGTTCTTGAGTAGCTCGTCCATGTTCATGGAACCAAAGTCCTTGCCTACGCTGCCCCCCATGGTGTTCTGCAACTCGTCGAAGGTCAACGAGTAGATCGACTGCTGCCGCGTTAACGGGAAGTTTTCCGGCGGCCTTCCGTTTTCGTTAGACTCACCTGGTGGGTCTGTCCCGAAGTTCCTAAAGTTGAAATTGTTCGCCATTTGTTTGCCAAAAACCTGAATGAAACACAGTACTCAGAGCAAGCTAAGCCGATTCACCCCTGGCAATCCTATATAGacttggaaagaaaatattcaatccCAGAGAGTGAGAAGAATTCAGTTCAAACAACGCAACACCATCCGAGGAGGTTTCAACCAACCAACACACCCAGAGCAATTGGGTTCAAATCACCAAACCATAAACAATATCAAACcggctggagagagagagatcagagagatagagagacagagagacagagagaatcCAAAACCAGTTGCCTGAAATCACCGCAAAACACCCAAAACTATTTCAAAGCACATAAGTTCAAATAACTACCAGACGACCAAACTAAAAAAGTCGAGCAACGGTGATGAAGCTCATAAAAATTCTTGGAAAATCCGAACTCGGAAAACAacataaatttttgaaaataaattttagataatatatatatatttataggcatcattattattttattcccGGTTTCTAGTTGCTTCGTGGTTTCGCCAAGTGTCTCACCTCTCCCTCCTCCCTTCGCTATTTTCAGACACTGGGTAGTGGTCCTCCTCCCTTCATTTATAAAATACagaatatatgatataattatatattaataataactggAAGGTAGGCAAGCTGGAATTGGAGACGTGGACCAGTTGCTAGAGGGTAGGAGGACTTTGATGTGACGTCCAACCAATCATATTTGGCAAGGTGGGATAATCCTGATCGTCCATTCGTTCTTGGTTAATTTTCGGATAGGACgtcgtttgttttttttttttttaaatattatttattattattattatcatcattattgttattattacgAAAATGATCTGTATAATTCTAACAGTCTCTTATGAtaagtcatattttttttttttgtttctattactcaaattttaaggaataattttttttattttttaaaggaatagAATTAAAACGTGTTAATAATTTAAGGGTGATTTCAAATTAAATGGTAATTTTAAAGGATTTGTGTATTTTACTTTTCGCTCGTTATTCTTGTGTTCAATCACTCCATCTTTTTGTTTAGTTTCCATTTTACAAATGAAGGTAATCTGTTTTATGttcatattttgaaagaaattttcAACCTATGGTCTCATCTCCCAATTGTTCAAAAAGAATTTCTTTTATGGGTCCCGATaaggtcaattttttttttattcaattttttaccctttaatttttttttaaattttttttcaacatcattaaaaaatacttcattaatcactaaaaaaaaaaaaattatcgggACCCAACTCTATGTGAGAGTAACTTTTTCCAATAGATATACAATTTTGTAATCATACaactccattaaaaataaattttaatattacaaaactacCTTCTATTTTATGTAGAATATTAAACTAAtggtaaaataattgtaaaattatcatttaccATATCAATTGGGAAAAGAGACTTTCGTTTGTTTACTACAcctattttaactcatctcaacttatcattacaactttttcaaattataatataaaatataatgaataattcaattttctcaaattctaaaataataataagattaaaaaaataatattctaacaatattttattatttcaacttaactcaacatccaaacgtaaccgATCCACGACACATTTTACATTTAGTGGCATTAGTCATGTGAAAAGGTTTACacaaataatgttaaatataagtTTAGATTGTACAAGTTTCacataattcattttaaaaatatagatcaCACTGTAAAAAAGagtcataaaattattttttttttaatccttaaACCCACTTTTTTctctaaaaaggaaaaaatattgcACAAAATTTACACGCCTTCTTAAGTTTTCACAAATCGTTTTTTGATGccatataaaatgtaaatagtttgaaaaatgtttgtgtagatatttttgttagaaaaattatatttataattgtgaaatatgtaaatattacgtaattttttaaaaaaaataagtaaagatatgatttatataaaaaaaattaattttttaataataaattttattttttttaaatcattatatatcGTTTGTGCACTCCACTCCCGTTTACTCTTTTTGTTAGGagaaacaaaaagtaatttcgaaaaaaaaaaccgcTAAAACAACTCAGCTGAAGAGGACAGTTTTGTCCATGAAAAACTGACGGCGCTTATTTTCTTGCACTTAAAAATAAGGAACCAGACAGGACAAACGGCAAGATCTTTCCGCCTACGACTGGCGGAGCAACGACCCGCGATTTGAGCAGCCGGATCTATTTGACAAAAATGCCCTAAAAGTTGCTCGTGATCATTCACGGATTCACACATCAATTGAATGGTAGCGTCTAGCGAGAGCTatatctttctattttatttgaatttaataatcaataatatatatttattcaatataaaaaataggaTCCAGTTTAAAGGGTGCCTTAGAAGTATCTATTCCGTATGTAaacattctatattttattttttaaatgataagattttcaaatagaaaatgttatatacacacaatcatttttataattttgttttaaatttagaatatttttataaaataatttataaaaataatattattcatatataaatactctcaatttaaaatatagtaatatatatagaatcataaaaaaaattacatgcgtatcattattcttaaaaaaaattaaaatgttaacTTTCGGACAAAAATATCATTCTATCTGATCTCTTGAGTTCggtgtaaataataataataataataaaattatattatcaagttacaaaataaataatttaatttttttaaatctcaaaataataatattaaaatataatataataacaaaattttattcaacttttaatttttatctcaactcatttcatctcaatcgAATATCCAAACCGAACCTCAAaatctagttggtatcttgtaatttcaacttgtttgataCTCTATATTGAGCGATAATAATAGCTAGTTTATGGAATCTCAAGTTATTTACAAATGAGAAGTTATTGATTTTTGATAAAAATCTAACTTTGATTCAACAAGCTCATAAAAAGTTTTTggtcaaaatattaattatcttatatatttcATCCACCTTTGAATTATCAAACTCAAGAATATTTTcggtcaaaataataataataataataataataaccacGTTGGATAATTTAAGAAAGAAGATGAGAACGATGAGGTGGGAGGGGGCTTTGCTTGTGGCTAAGGCCATCTTTGAAACAGACAAAAAAACATCGCTTTCGCTTTCGCTTTCCTGGCGTGAAGAAAGGGCACTGTACTGTAGTGTACTGTTTGGGTAAGTAAGAGTGAAATTGTCCACAAAAGAGTGCATGAATTTCCAAAACTGGACATCTCTTTGTTTCAAAGATTTAAGCCATCATTTCTTGGAGCTTTGGGCTTCCGACAATCCCTGATTGGAAGTTAAGCAAATCGAAAATATtaatctatctcaattcatctcaatttattttaatttattattataatttttttaaattttaatataaaatataataaaaatttaatttttttaaattttaaaataataataatattaaaaaataatattctaacaatattttatcatcttaattcaactcaactcaattcactttaACGTTCGCAACCTAAGTTGAAACAACATGTGCAATCTTTcccccttctttttcttttggtcaaTGAACTTTATTTTACATGTAGAAAacgttttataatttttcttttaagtttatacttaaaaaagagaattgttattattataaagagatttcataaaaataaatacataaattgatatggtttcaataaaattagttagtttgtaaactttttttatgactttttttttgtgGCTAAACCATTTTTCTATAGGGTGGCGGACGCAAGATAATTATAGGAGCCAtcccccctccaaaaaaaaaaaaaaaaaaaagaaaaagactttttgaaaacataaaatatcccctaaatattatacataattctacaaatatataaaatgactccccaaaaaatttataatctccaTTTGCtctctaaaattttctaaaatttcaatatacttaaaaatatctttttacaattttttttttcttagtctcaaaaatttgtttaatttctatatattatttattttcaaggatgtaGCCTGGATATTAaatttggcaagtgagagtatttCAAGTACTCTcattactattctttactttattattacttttcatatacttttctactattcattactttttacttactttttattactattcaatattttattattatttttttattactatttacaaacattctcagtacttctcagatattctcactaCCTAAATCCAGTTCCTAAAATAGTAAACTTATTCATatagatctcaaaatttttgttatacaatattggGTTTCttaacatcaaatccaaagtaaaaatacaaaaaaacattttttaaggttgatgatatatatgaaaaatagtttgtagttatgtttttataatttttcaatctctttttaatttaaataagagaaataatatttacagtcttaagaTGTGTAAGTCCTGTccactctctttgaaaaaaatagataaatttaagacctatataaaaaaatataattttttaataataaatctcatttttttgtcaaaaaaaatacgTAGAAATTATACATCctaaatttgtatatatcattactctttacgTAAATATGTCACTCACTAGAGAAATTGACGGAATTACTTGTTCCGCCACTGTCTATAAGAAAACATAGAACTTACCTACGGGGAAAAAAGTTTCATTGGGTCCTACCGGCCTTCGACCTCagtagttatttttattaattattcttttttaataatacccTATCCTTGATGGTTATCAATGAGGAAACTATTGGCCTATTTCGTAGATGGAGTTCGAGAATAGTAAATGCGACGTTACATTGTTTATGAGTATTGAAAAtc comes from Juglans microcarpa x Juglans regia isolate MS1-56 chromosome 8S, Jm3101_v1.0, whole genome shotgun sequence and encodes:
- the LOC121244549 gene encoding ABSCISIC ACID-INSENSITIVE 5-like protein 5 isoform X3, coding for MANNFNFRNFGTDPPGESNENGRPPENFPLTRQQSIYSLTFDELQNTMGGSVGKDFGSMNMDELLKNIWSAEETQTMANFSAGTAPEGTGGPPAGAGHLQRQGSLTLPRTLSQKTVDEVWRNISKDHVTGNGSSSVPQRQQTLGEMTLEEFLVKAGVVREDTQLGAKPSTPGFFGNSGLGIGFQQTGGVAGLIGNRIPESSDNQFSIHSSNLPLNVNGIRSDQMQLSRPQQQQQPQIFPKPVTVAYATNQMPQMGSPGMRAGIVGISDQSLSSGLVQGGGMGTVGLGAGALSAATGSPANQLSSDGIGKSNGDTSSVSPVPYMFNGGLRGRRSNGAVEKVVERRQRRMIKNRESAARSRARKQAYTMELEAEVAKLKEENEELRKKQEEIMEMQKNQVVEIMNLQRGVKKQCLRRTQTGPW
- the LOC121244549 gene encoding ABSCISIC ACID-INSENSITIVE 5-like protein 5 isoform X2; the encoded protein is MANNFNFRNFGTDPPGESNENGRPPENFPLTRQQSIYSLTFDELQNTMGGSVGKDFGSMNMDELLKNIWSAEETQTMANFSAGTAPEGTGGPPAGAGHLQRQGSLTLPRTLSQKTVDEVWRNISKDHVTGNGSSSVPQRQQTLGEMTLEEFLVKAGVVREDTQLGAKPSTPGFFGNSGLGIGFQQTGGVAGLIGNRIPESSDNQFSIHSSNLPLNVNGIRSDQMQLSRPQQQQQPQIFPKPVTVAYATNQMPQMGSPGMRAGIVGISDQSLSSGLVQGGGMGTVGLGAGALSAATGSPANQLSSDGIGKSNGDTSSVSPVPYMFNGGLRGRRSNGAVEKVVERRQRRMIKNRESAARSRARKQAYTMELEAEVAKLKEENEELRKKQEEIMEMQKNQDETYEKEKIKDGKASSWLLRDFVILK
- the LOC121244549 gene encoding ABSCISIC ACID-INSENSITIVE 5-like protein 5 isoform X5, which codes for MANNFNFRNFGTDPPGESNENGRPPENFPLTRQQSIYSLTFDELQNTMGGSVGKDFGSMNMDELLKNIWSAEETQTMANFSAGTAPEGTGGPPAGAGHLQRQGSLTLPRTLSQKTVDEVWRNISKDHVTGNGSSSVPQRQQTLGEMTLEEFLVKAGVVREDTQLGAKPSTPGFFGNSGLGIGFQQTGGVAGLIGNRIPESSDNQFSIHSSNLPLNVNGIRSDQMQLSRPQQQQQPQIFPKPVTVAYATNQMPQMGSPGMRAGIVGISDQSLSSGLVQGGGMGTVGLGAGALSAATGSPANQLSSDGIGKSNGDTSSVSPVPYMFNGGLRGRRSNGAVEKVVERRQRRMIKNRESAARSRARKQAYTMELEAEVAKLKEENEELRKKQEEIMEMQKNQSGLFRMKPTRRKR
- the LOC121244549 gene encoding ABSCISIC ACID-INSENSITIVE 5-like protein 5 isoform X4, with protein sequence MANNFNFRNFGTDPPGESNENGRPPENFPLTRQQSIYSLTFDELQNTMGGSVGKDFGSMNMDELLKNIWSAEETQTMANFSAGTAPEGTGGPPAGAGHLQRQGSLTLPRTLSQKTVDEVWRNISKDHVTGNGSSSVPQRQQTLGEMTLEEFLVKAGVVREDTQLGAKPSTPGFFGNSGLGIGFQQTGGVAGLIGNRIPESSDNQFSIHSSNLPLNVNGIRSDQMQLSRPQQQQQPQIFPKPVTVAYATNQMPQMGSPGMRAGIVGISDQSLSSGLVQGGGMGTVGLGAGALSAATGSPANQLSSDGIGKSNGDTSSVSPVPYMFNGGLRGRRSNGAVEKVVERRQRRMIKNRESAARSRARKQAYTMELEAEVAKLKEENEELRKKQEEITEMQKNQAVEIMNLQRGVKKQCLRRTQTSPW
- the LOC121244549 gene encoding ABSCISIC ACID-INSENSITIVE 5-like protein 5 isoform X7; the protein is MANNFNFRNFGTDPPGESNENGRPPENFPLTRQQSIYSLTFDELQNTMGGSVGKDFGSMNMDELLKNIWSAEETQTMANFSAGTAPEGTGGPPAGAGHLQRQGSLTLPRTLSQKTVDEVWRNISKDHVTGNGSSSVPQRQQTLGEMTLEEFLVKAGVVREDTQLGAKPSTPGFFGNSGLGIGFQQTGGVAGLIGNRIPESSDNQFSIHSSNLPLNVNGIRSDQMQLSRPQQQQQPQIFPKPVTVAYATNQMPQMGSPGMRAGIVGISDQSLSSGLVQGGGMGTVGLGAGALSAATGSPANQLSSDGIGKSNGDTSSVSPVPYMFNGGLRGRRSNGAVEKVVERRQRRMIKNRESAARSRARKQAYTMELEAEVAKLKEENEELRKKQEEITEMQKNQMD